TATACCCAAGAACTGCTGTGGGTGGATCAGCCTTCGAGAAGACAACGGCTTCGTGCGAAATAACGGCATAGTATTGTGCTAATAAGAGAAAATCTAAAACGGCATACAAGAAAGACGTATGCCGTTTAGTTTGATGTTCAGAACTAAGCATGAAAATGAAATACTTCAGGAATGACCTGCATTGAATGTCCCTGCTCGTCGGTCATTAGAATGTCAGCCATATACTCCTGCCATTTTTTATTGGCAGGATGGTTAGACAAAATTCGCATGGCTTCAGTGAAATCATTCACTTCCATATAGGCGAAGAGCGTATTTCCGTGCATGAAGATACTATACGTCTGTATCCCTACCTACCTTAGTTTTTTGTGTAAATCCTCGTGTTCTCATAGTTTTTTGTTAATCCCGGGACCTTTGCGACCGTCGACACGTGATGAACGACCTCACGAAGCCTACCAATGGATTGCAGGGTCTGAGCCCGAATCGTCCTCTGTTCAGGATGATGTCGTTCCCTGGTGCAGACGAGGGGAGCAGAATCTTTTGCGCAGGGTCTCGTGTGGCTCACTACGAAAGAGCGCACACATGCCCGAATGGTAGGGATCCTCTCCCTCGCCCCAAACGTCCCGGGACGTCCTCGTCACTTACGCTGCGGCAGCGGCCGTGGACCGGGAAAAGGCTCGCCCGGCATCGTAATGGACCTGGTGCCGTAAACAGGCCCACGCGATCCGCAAAAGTTTACAGGCCAGCGCCATCAACGCGGCTTTCGGCGCCAGGTGCTCCTGGAGTTCCCGATAGCGCGCCCGTGCGGGACCGTCGTGGGCAATGGCCACCAACGCGGCTTGATATAACATCTGCCGGACTTGCGGCCGCCCACGCTTAGCCAGATGGGTCTTCCCCTGATACTTTCCGGAGTTGTCGGACACCACGTTTAGACCAGCCATCCGTACCGCCTGCTGAGGATGGGCATAATCCGCCAAGTTCCCCAATTCGCCCAACAGTGTCGCCATGACCACCGGACCAAAGCCCGGAATCGCCTGCAAAGCGTCCGCTCCTGGCACTGAGGCCACCAATTCCTGCTGAGCGGCTTCTGTGGCCGCGAGCGCGGCGCACGCCGCGCGCCAATGCCCCAAGTACGCGGCTAACTGGGCGCGCGCACTCGTGTGCCCAGGCACCCCAATGGAGTCGCGATAGGCACTCATTAAGGCGAGAATGCCCCATTTTTCGTGGAAATTGAAACTAGCGATCCTGATGGCTCTCTGGTTTACTAGAGAGGTCTGAACCCATCTTGAGGAGGAATCGCTAGTGACTACCAGTATAAAGAAAAAATCGCTTCCCGAACAGTCGGTGACGGTGCCGTGGGTGGACATCCTCCAGGATGCCGAAGACGGGTTATTGGCGCTGTCGATCCGGGTCGGATTGCAGGTTTTGCAACAGATGATGGCGGCCGAGGTGGAGCAGTTGGCAGGGCCTAAAGGCCGTCATGATCCGCAACGCCAAGCGGTCCGACACGGGACCGAAGTCGGCAGCGTCTTTTTGGGGGATCGCAAAATCTCCGTTCCGCACCCCCGGGTGCGGGCCGCTGATGGCTCGGAGGAAATTCCGTTAGACACCTACCATCAGTTTCAGGACCCGACGCTGGCGACACAAGCCGTACTGGAACGCATGCTGTATGGCTTAGCGAGCCGCCAACAGCGCCATGCCGATGCAGCCTTTGAAGCCGCGATGGAGCAGCCAGGCCCCAGCAAAAGCACGGTGAGCCGCCGCTTTATCCAAGCCACCCAACAGGCCCTTGACCGCTTTCTCCAGCGCCGGTTGGATGACCGGACGTGGGTGGTGGTGATGATCGATGGTTTGCGTGTAGCGGACCATCTGGTGGTGGGCGCCTTAGGGATTGATGCGGACGGTCACAAGCGTGTCTTGGGATTGGTCGAAGGGGCGACAGAAAATCATACCGTAGTCATGGCCTTATTGCAGGATCTCATCACTCGCGGCCTGACGGCCGCGCAGGGATTACTCGTGGTCATCGATGGGGCCAAGGCCTTAGCCAAAGCCGTGCACGACGTCTGGGGAGACCAAGTCCTCATCCAACGCTGCCAAATCCACAAGCAACGGAATGTGCTCGACCACCTGCCGAAATCGGCCGAAAATCGGGTCCGCCAGCGCTTACGGAAAGCGTATCAAGAACCGGATGCGGACAGGGCCGCGCAGGCATTAGAAGCGCTCGCGAAAGAGCTCGAACGGGATCATCCCGGCGCCGCTGGGAGTCTCCGGGAAGGACTGGCGGAAACGTTAACCGTCCATCGATTGGGCCTGCCGGGCCTCTTACGCCAAACGTTGGCGAACACCAATGCCATGGAATCCATCAACAGTCAATTTCGGACCCATGCGCAAAATGTCAAACATTGGACCAATGGGCAACAAGTCTTACGCTGGTTGGCGTCGGCGAGCTTTTTTATCGAAGACACGTTGACGCGGATCCCCGGCTATCGCGAGATTCCCGTGTTGCAAACGGCCTTAAAAGCCACGTGTTCCAAAACGCCGGAACAAAAAACCGAGCAAATCGGTTAAATCACGAGAAAGGATGCGCTAGCGAAATTCCACGAAGCTTGGGACAACCTCCATTAAGGCCGCCGCCCGTTTGGGGCCGACCCGATGATGGGATGCCTCCAGCAAGCCCATGACCAAGTCCTCGAAGGGATACCCCAACACGTCAGCCGGCAAGGGCACGGTGTCCAGCACCCACAGGGCCGCCATGCCATCCCAGGCTTTGAAGATCCGCCGAAATTCCGGGGCATAGACATCAATCCACCCCTGAATGCGATTCTGCCAGCGGACAACGTCCGCCTTCTGCTGGCGTCGGGTCACGGACAACGTGGCCAGCTCGCTCCAGACTCCCTCACGCGGCGTCCAGTGCATGTACCGCCCCTCGGCGACTGCCCGGGCAATAATCCCGGCATCCTTGGCGTCGTTTTTCGAGGGCGTGTGGTCGTCGACTTCTTTGAGCTTGTGCGTGTGTAATGGATTGACTAAGACGACGGTCACGCCGGGTTGTTGGCGCAACCAGTGCGCCAGGGGCATCCAGTAGGGGCCGGTTGATTCGAGTCCCACGACGAGGCGCTGCCCGACCGGGCGGCAGGCCCACATCGACTCGAACCCGCTGCGGGTATTGGCAAACCGCACGGGCTTTCCAGCCGACAACCCGTTGGGAAACAGCCACTGGATGTAATGCCAGCCTTGGGCCACGTCCACCCCTCCAATCACGGCGCCTTGGACCGCCGCTTTGCGTTGATCAATTGTCGATGTAGAATGCATCTATAAGTCCTCCTTGGTCTGGTGTTGGGTCTGCACCTTCAACAGTACCAAAGGGGGATTTTTTTCTTCAACGGTCAAAGTTCGCCGAAATCACATCTCTACAGGACGCTCATGAAACGCCTGTAATAGTTCTGGATAGACATGCTGATGGCGAACTCGATACTCTATTTCGGTTCCTGGATGAATCTTTAAGACAAATCCCACGCGTTGCACAGATTCCACCTCCATATTAACGGTGAAGTATTTACGCCATAGATTTCACGTGATTAATTTCTTCTAGAGTCTTCCCGCTTGTTCGAGGTCCAAATACGCCACCTACGATGAGGTTGTAGGTGAACATGAGCGTAATCATCAAGGCAATTGCCTTAAAGCCCCCAATAGCGGCCGTAACAACCGGGAGATAAAAACTCCAAATTCCTAATATGAGACGCATAATTGACCATAAGAAACCTTGAGCAGTATTGCGGATTTCAGTAGGAAATAATTCAACGGACCAAATTCGTTGTAACGGCCATAAACCGATACCTTGTCCGACACCGAATAAGATAACGTTGGCATACGCGACAAACGGATTGGATATGGGAGCAAATAACAAGATAAAGAAGGCCAGTGCACATAAGAACGAGCTAATAGCATAAAGCACGCGTCTGTCAATGCGATCATTTAGGGGCATAAAGACAAACACGACCGCTAAAATGGCTAATAAAAAATAGAGTATTTCCATAAGGTCAGATGTTGTGGCCTTTGTTGCGCCAATCGTTTTAAAAATGTAGGGGAAGAAGAATCCGTATGTGCCCGCCGGTATGCCCCATAGTACATAAATTGGGGTGATGAACAGTAACCTTTTCACGTTTCGCCGTTGAAATAAATCTTTGAAACTCATTCTAGAGGAGGGCGCTGGTTGTGGGGTGAGGGGGACAGAAATTTCCTTTTCCAATTGCAGAAGTTCTTCGGTTTTCCCATGGCTATACGCCCAGCGGGGTGACTCGACGAGTGATCGCCGTAATAAATAAGTGACAAGGGCGACAATGAATAGACTTCCGAATAGAAGACGCATGCCGAGTAACCCGAGGGGATTAAGTGCCAAGGCTAGTAAGAGAATGACAATGGGACCAACATACCAAAATATGTTGGTCATTCCCATCAATTTGCCGCGTGCTCTTTTGGGAGCATACTCGGCAATTAGAGACCATGATGTAGGAACATCTGCTCCCACTGCAAAACCCATAACAAGATAACCGGTGATTAACATGAAGGGACTTAAAGCAAAAATCACGAGAAGGGTCCCAAACATGTAAAGAAGCAAATCAATGTTGTAAATGAATTTTCGGCCAAAGCGGTCACCTAAAAATCCTGCAACGAAAGCGCCTACGGCGGTAGAAATACCATTGGAGCTGAATGCAGCAATGAGCCCGACGAGGGATAGACTCATATGAAAATATTTAATCCATAACAACAAAGCTACACCGCCGGCTACGATGGATCCCGCATCCAAATAATCCCCCATGCCCGATAAAACAGTCCACCACCAATGTTTCCCGGTTAATTGAGAATCGTCAATATTGGTAAATGCTGATTGGGACATGACTCTGCCTCCTTAGGTAAATTACAATTGAGTTCATAAATATGAAAACAAGTTCACAACACTACGCATAGTATATTCGATATTAGTCGCACAATTCCTTCTTATATGATTAGACTGTGAAAATTTTATTGCGGTGTTCGCCACGCTTCTGGGTCTGTGGCTCCACATTCATGAGAAATGAGACGGCTGTAGTGAGTGATCGTTTGGACCATGCGATCTCGATGAGAGGAACTAAAGCGGTCTTTAGGGACAGAAATACTCACGGCCGCCATGACGTGGTTGTTCATTCCCAAAATGGGAACAGCGACGCAACGAATATCAGGGGAATATTCGCCCCAGTCTGTGGCATACCCGTCTATTCGAGTGACATCAAGTTTGTCTAATAATTTTTGCAAAGTAGGGGTGGTGAGGGACGTATAAGTGGGTAACTTATCGGGATACAGGCGGGTGACGTCGGTTTTTGGCAGTGCAGCCAAGATAGCTTGCCCAATGCCGGTAGCATAGGCAGGAAGGCGGATTCCGACATGAGACGCTAATTGTAAGGGATGGCTGGATTCAACTTTGGCTACATACATAACATTGCCTTGATCCAATATGGCTAATTGAACGGTTTCATTTAACTCGTTTCGAATAGTTTGTAAGTACGGCCAGGCGACAGGAACAATTTGAAGACTTTGAGCCCATGTTGATGCCCATTCCCATATTCTGCTGCCCAAACTGTAGCGCTTGGTCAGGTGATTATATGTCAGAAGACGTTGTTGGGTCATTGTTGTCAATAATTCGTGTAGGCTGCTTTTGGGTAATTGGCTTGTTTCCAGCAGCTCCGAAAATGTTAAACCGGGAGGATGAGCGGATACTATTTCTAAAATGTCTGCGACGCGGAGTGCTGATTTTACGGAATTCAAAGCTAACCTCCTATAAGAAATCATTTATATAGATATTAAAAAGGCAGGTCGAATTTGTGATTGTTATCTTACCATATGTGTTCGAAAGCCCTAGGGCGATAAAGACAAAACTTTTATCTTTTAAGCAGGAAATATATCGATAATGTCGAATAGAATATATAACGAACTATAGTTCATAAGTAAGAACTGGAGGCGTTGCCTTTGTACAATGTTTGGGTAGAAGAGGTAGCCGATTTGGGTAAGGTTCCTGGGCCGGAGATATTTTGGATGGCTCGTTTTGGAGAATGGTTGCCGCTGAAGATACATGTTCTTTTAATAGTCGGTGAGGGGCGTACGATTTTAGTGAACACGGGGCCGCCTTTAGATTATTTGGAACACATGAACAGCGTCTGGCGTGAAGAGTTAGGTGATCAAGCCCACATGACGGTTCAGCCATCTCAACATATCGAAACAGTGCTCAGCCGTCATGGAATATCGTGTGAACAGGTCGATACCATCATTGTGACTCCTTTACAAGCCTACGCTAATGGAAATATTGATAAGTTTCCCAATGCGCAGATCTGTGTATCGCGTAAAGGATGGATCGATTTATTTGCGCCGCGCTTTTTTGACCCAAGAAGGCATATGGCAGTTCCAGACCGGTTGTTACAATACCTTCTTTTTGAGGCATGGCCTAAAAGGCGAGTACGCCTGCTAGAAGACCAGGATGAGGTAGCACCAGGCATTCGAACAATTTGGGTAGGAACGCATCATCGGAGTTCTTTAGCTGTAATGGTTCCCACGGCTCGGGGCCTTGTGGCTTTTAGTGACATCGTTTTTTACTACGAAAATATTGAAAACAATCATCCCCTTGGCATTCAAGAAAGCATGGAAGAATGTCGCATTGCTTACCAGATGCTGAGAGAAAAAGCCGATATAATCGTTTCCCCGTACGATCCATCCACTATGACGAGGTTTCCACAAGGGGTAATTAGCGTTGCAACAGAATAGAATGGCACGGTGAATTCAATGAGAGGGCGAAAAGTGATGAAAACTTTAACATGGACGGCTAAAGAGACTATGAGCATTTTATCAGCCCCCGCACCTGTTCCGGAGCCGGGATGGATTGCATTACGGGTAGCTGGTGTAGGAATTTGTGGCTCTGAGCTCTCGGGTTACTTGGGGCACAATGAGCTTCGAAAACCGCCGTTAGTCATGGGGCATGAGTTTTCGGGGGTGGTTGAAGAGGTAGGTCACGGGGTAACAAACGTCAAAATTGGTGATTTAGTCACTGCCAATCCCCTGGTGACGTGTGGAAGATGTATTCATTGCTTGCGGGGAGAACGGCAACGTTGTGAATCTCGGCGGATCATTGGAATCGATTTTCCGGGTGCTTACGCAGAGCGTGTTCTGGTTCCTTCAAATCAGTGTTATGCGGTAAAAGACGCGATTGACGGTGCGCTGGTTGAACCGTTGGCGTGTGCGGTCAGAGCCGTCGGGCTAGCCCGTATAAAAGTCGGGGATACGGCTGTAGTCATCGGTGCAGGAATCATAGGACTTATGACGGTACGTTTACTTGGTTTATCGGGGGCTAAACGCATTGCGGTAGTCGATCCTAATGACGAACGCTTAAAGATTTCCCAACTATGGGGTGCTACTGAGATGGCTCCTAATCTGGGTGCCTTGTTAACAGATAATCATCCCCAGAGTTTTGATTGTGTGATAGATGCCGTGGGGTTGTCGACGACTCGCCGGGACAGTTTGAATGCCCTCATTCGGGGAGGCCGAGCTGTCTGGATTGGACTTCATGAGGCCCTAACCCATCTCGATGGAAATCAGATAGTTCGTGATGAACTCGAAGTGCGAGGTAGCTTTTGCTATACCGATGATGAATTTATCCGTGCGGTGAGTTTAATTAATTCGCAAAAGTTTCTTCCTGTAGACCGTCAATGGCTCGATGTGAGATCTCTCGAAGAAGGGCCTGCAGCGTTTAAAGAATTAGTCAATGGGTCGCCATTCTCCAAAATCATCTTAACATTTTAGGGTTTTGGCTTACCTCTGCGATTAATTATCAAGCGCTCACGTCGAGTCGCATTTAAAGAATGTTAATAGAATGTTAATTCTGGTCATACAGGGGGATGAGGGATGAAACTAGCCAGTGCCATAGTCAAAGGGGGCGAGGAGGTTGTTTGGGTATCCTCACGGGGCTATGTATCGTTTGTTGACTTAGCAGCCTATTACGGCCAAAGAATCAAGCCTTTCACCATGGACCAATTGATGCAAGATGCGGACCGATTTAATTATTGCCAAGACCTGATCCAAAGAGCTCTCAGCGATCAACTGGTGTTGGATACACCCATTGATAAATTACTGGCTCCTGTGCCTTATCCTAAGAAAATCCTATGCGTGGGGCTTAATTATCGTCCTCACGCACGAGAGTCTCAAATGGAAATACCGAAATATCCTGTGTTATTTTCGAAATATCCCAACGCCGTCGTTGCTTCCGGCGATTTGATTCATCCACCCCAGGATGCTCTAGAGATGGATTACGAGGCTGAACTCGTTCTTATTATAGGCAGGACTTGTGCGCACGTAACGGAAGACACAGCCTTGGATTATGTATTCGGTTACTGTAATGGCAATGACATTTCGGCTCGCGACCTGCAATTTCGTACGGGACAATGGTTATTGGGCAAGAGCTGTGATGGATTTGCGCCTATGGGTCCTTATGTTGTAACGACTGAAGATATTGATGATCCAGATAATTTAGAGATTCTAGGAAAGCGGAATGGGGAAATAGTTCAGCATTCCAACACCCGCGAAATGATTTTTTCTTGCCGTTATCTTATCAGTTACATTTCTCATTATATGACGCTATATCCCGGTGACGTGATATTTACGGGCACTCCTGAAGGAGTGATTTTGGGACAGCCCATCCATGCTAGGAATTGGTTAAAACCGGGTGAAACTCTTTCGGTATCAGTGGAAGGGCTGGGAGAATTGGTAAATGAAATTGGGACACCACAAGCGAACACAAAGTCATGAGTGTCAGGGAAGAGGGGTTCGAGTCATGGCATTAACAGGAAAAGTGGCGGTTGTTAGCGGAGCCTCCCGCGGCATTGGGCGTGCGATAGCCATACGGCTGGCCCAGGAAGGGGCTAAAGTCGTCATTGATCATCCGGGAGATGACGATGCAGCACTTGAAACAATGTCGGATATTCAAAAATTCGGCGGTGAGGCGATTAGTGTGAAAGCAGATGTCTCAAGCTCCCCAGAGGTAGAATTTCTGTTTCGAGAAACTCTGGAGACATATCATACGGTAGACATTTTAGTTAACAATGCCGGAATTTGTCCCTTTGTCGATTGGTTTGAGGTGACAGAGGACTTATGGGACCGTGTGCACGCCATTAATTTAAAGGGGGCGTTCTTATGTTCTCAATATGCCTCGAAAATCATGCGCGATCATCATCACGGGGGAAGAATCATTAGCATCAGTTCAATTTCTGCGTTGGTTGGAGGCGGATTACAAACCCATTACACCCCAACGAAGGCGGGAATTCGATCCCTCATGCAATCGTTGGCGATTGTACTGGGGCCTTATGGGATTACATGTAATTCCATTCTGCCCGGCAGTATCCTAACCGATATTAATCGAGACCATTATGCGGATAAAAAAATTCTCGAACGAGATGTAAACCGCATTCCCTTAGGACGTTTAGGGACTCCGGATGACATTGCTGGCGTCGCGGCCTTTTTAGCTTCAGATGATGCACGGTATATTACGGGAGCCGACATATTGGTAGATGGGGGATTGTTTGTGAATTTACAGTGAAAAGCCATAAATGGAGTTTTATGAGGAGGATTTATTCCGGATGAAAAATAACCTGAAAATTGTTCAATTACGAACTTATACGTTATCGCAAGCGGGAGGTGACTATCATGCCCAGAATACGGATCACTGGATTGTTGGAGAAATAGCGACACCCATGTCCATTTACCCACAATATCGTTCCCGTCGGTCTTCGTGGGGCATTGATGTTTTAGGAACTATTGTCGTGGAAATTGAAGCGAGTGACGGAAGTATTGGATTTGGCGTGAGTACTGGCGGACAGATCGCTTCGTGGATTATCGAACATCATTTGTCACGTTTCATTGTGGGGCAGAGTCCGTGGAATATTGAGATGATGTGGGACCAAATGTATCGGTCAACGCTATACTATGGCCGAAAAGGTGTAGTCATGAACGCCATATCGGCCATTGATTTGGCACTTTGGGATTTGCTTGGGCATATTCGTCAAGAACCGGTCTATGCCATGCTAGGAGGGGCCGTACGTGACTCGCTACAATTTTATGCTACCGGGCCAAGACCTGACGTAGCCAAAACACTGGGTTTTATTGGGGGTAAACTTCCCTTGCAATATGGGCCTGCATCTGGGGAAGAAGGATTGCGAAAGAATATTTCTGCGGTTCGTGAAGCGAGAGAGCATGTTGGGGATGACTTCTGGTTGATGCTTGATTGCTGGATGGCATTGGATTTACCCTATGCGATTCAATTAGCCGAAGCAATGATGCCGTATCATGTTAAGTGGATTGAAGAATGTTTTCCACCTGACGATATCTGGTCTTATCAGGCATTGCGCCAAGTGCTAAATAGGAAAATGTTGGTAAGCACGGGAGAACACGAAGCGACGCGTTGGGGTTTTCGATTATTATTAGATAATGCGGCAGCGGATTTTATTCAACCGGATGTAACGTGGTGCGGGGGGATAACGGAATTAGTGAAAATAGCAGATGTGGCAGAAAGCCATGGAGTATGGGTTATTCCGCATGGTTCAAGTGTATACAGTTATCACTTTGT
This genomic interval from Sulfobacillus thermosulfidooxidans DSM 9293 contains the following:
- a CDS encoding IS256 family transposase — its product is MTTSIKKKSLPEQSVTVPWVDILQDAEDGLLALSIRVGLQVLQQMMAAEVEQLAGPKGRHDPQRQAVRHGTEVGSVFLGDRKISVPHPRVRAADGSEEIPLDTYHQFQDPTLATQAVLERMLYGLASRQQRHADAAFEAAMEQPGPSKSTVSRRFIQATQQALDRFLQRRLDDRTWVVVMIDGLRVADHLVVGALGIDADGHKRVLGLVEGATENHTVVMALLQDLITRGLTAAQGLLVVIDGAKALAKAVHDVWGDQVLIQRCQIHKQRNVLDHLPKSAENRVRQRLRKAYQEPDADRAAQALEALAKELERDHPGAAGSLREGLAETLTVHRLGLPGLLRQTLANTNAMESINSQFRTHAQNVKHWTNGQQVLRWLASASFFIEDTLTRIPGYREIPVLQTALKATCSKTPEQKTEQIG
- a CDS encoding IclR family transcriptional regulator — translated: MNSVKSALRVADILEIVSAHPPGLTFSELLETSQLPKSSLHELLTTMTQQRLLTYNHLTKRYSLGSRIWEWASTWAQSLQIVPVAWPYLQTIRNELNETVQLAILDQGNVMYVAKVESSHPLQLASHVGIRLPAYATGIGQAILAALPKTDVTRLYPDKLPTYTSLTTPTLQKLLDKLDVTRIDGYATDWGEYSPDIRCVAVPILGMNNHVMAAVSISVPKDRFSSSHRDRMVQTITHYSRLISHECGATDPEAWRTPQ
- a CDS encoding SDR family NAD(P)-dependent oxidoreductase, which translates into the protein MALTGKVAVVSGASRGIGRAIAIRLAQEGAKVVIDHPGDDDAALETMSDIQKFGGEAISVKADVSSSPEVEFLFRETLETYHTVDILVNNAGICPFVDWFEVTEDLWDRVHAINLKGAFLCSQYASKIMRDHHHGGRIISISSISALVGGGLQTHYTPTKAGIRSLMQSLAIVLGPYGITCNSILPGSILTDINRDHYADKKILERDVNRIPLGRLGTPDDIAGVAAFLASDDARYITGADILVDGGLFVNLQ
- a CDS encoding 2-dehydro-3-deoxy-L-rhamnonate dehydrogenase, which translates into the protein MKTLTWTAKETMSILSAPAPVPEPGWIALRVAGVGICGSELSGYLGHNELRKPPLVMGHEFSGVVEEVGHGVTNVKIGDLVTANPLVTCGRCIHCLRGERQRCESRRIIGIDFPGAYAERVLVPSNQCYAVKDAIDGALVEPLACAVRAVGLARIKVGDTAVVIGAGIIGLMTVRLLGLSGAKRIAVVDPNDERLKISQLWGATEMAPNLGALLTDNHPQSFDCVIDAVGLSTTRRDSLNALIRGGRAVWIGLHEALTHLDGNQIVRDELEVRGSFCYTDDEFIRAVSLINSQKFLPVDRQWLDVRSLEEGPAAFKELVNGSPFSKIILTF
- a CDS encoding MFS transporter; translation: MSQSAFTNIDDSQLTGKHWWWTVLSGMGDYLDAGSIVAGGVALLLWIKYFHMSLSLVGLIAAFSSNGISTAVGAFVAGFLGDRFGRKFIYNIDLLLYMFGTLLVIFALSPFMLITGYLVMGFAVGADVPTSWSLIAEYAPKRARGKLMGMTNIFWYVGPIVILLLALALNPLGLLGMRLLFGSLFIVALVTYLLRRSLVESPRWAYSHGKTEELLQLEKEISVPLTPQPAPSSRMSFKDLFQRRNVKRLLFITPIYVLWGIPAGTYGFFFPYIFKTIGATKATTSDLMEILYFLLAILAVVFVFMPLNDRIDRRVLYAISSFLCALAFFILLFAPISNPFVAYANVILFGVGQGIGLWPLQRIWSVELFPTEIRNTAQGFLWSIMRLILGIWSFYLPVVTAAIGGFKAIALMITLMFTYNLIVGGVFGPRTSGKTLEEINHVKSMA
- a CDS encoding IS110 family transposase → MHSTSTIDQRKAAVQGAVIGGVDVAQGWHYIQWLFPNGLSAGKPVRFANTRSGFESMWACRPVGQRLVVGLESTGPYWMPLAHWLRQQPGVTVVLVNPLHTHKLKEVDDHTPSKNDAKDAGIIARAVAEGRYMHWTPREGVWSELATLSVTRRQQKADVVRWQNRIQGWIDVYAPEFRRIFKAWDGMAALWVLDTVPLPADVLGYPFEDLVMGLLEASHHRVGPKRAAALMEVVPSFVEFR
- a CDS encoding L-rhamnose mutarotase, which codes for MQRVGFVLKIHPGTEIEYRVRHQHVYPELLQAFHERPVEM
- a CDS encoding L-rhamnose mutarotase codes for the protein MQTYSIFMHGNTLFAYMEVNDFTEAMRILSNHPANKKWQEYMADILMTDEQGHSMQVIPEVFHFHA
- a CDS encoding fumarylacetoacetate hydrolase family protein is translated as MKLASAIVKGGEEVVWVSSRGYVSFVDLAAYYGQRIKPFTMDQLMQDADRFNYCQDLIQRALSDQLVLDTPIDKLLAPVPYPKKILCVGLNYRPHARESQMEIPKYPVLFSKYPNAVVASGDLIHPPQDALEMDYEAELVLIIGRTCAHVTEDTALDYVFGYCNGNDISARDLQFRTGQWLLGKSCDGFAPMGPYVVTTEDIDDPDNLEILGKRNGEIVQHSNTREMIFSCRYLISYISHYMTLYPGDVIFTGTPEGVILGQPIHARNWLKPGETLSVSVEGLGELVNEIGTPQANTKS
- the rhmD gene encoding L-rhamnonate dehydratase, whose protein sequence is MKNNLKIVQLRTYTLSQAGGDYHAQNTDHWIVGEIATPMSIYPQYRSRRSSWGIDVLGTIVVEIEASDGSIGFGVSTGGQIASWIIEHHLSRFIVGQSPWNIEMMWDQMYRSTLYYGRKGVVMNAISAIDLALWDLLGHIRQEPVYAMLGGAVRDSLQFYATGPRPDVAKTLGFIGGKLPLQYGPASGEEGLRKNISAVREAREHVGDDFWLMLDCWMALDLPYAIQLAEAMMPYHVKWIEECFPPDDIWSYQALRQVLNRKMLVSTGEHEATRWGFRLLLDNAAADFIQPDVTWCGGITELVKIADVAESHGVWVIPHGSSVYSYHFVITRNSSPFAEFLMMHKHATKVVPMFSPLLLNEPIPDNGRMKLSDNPGFGVELNREILMPLGNVSSAPS
- a CDS encoding transposase, with product MSAYRDSIGVPGHTSARAQLAAYLGHWRAACAALAATEAAQQELVASVPGADALQAIPGFGPVVMATLLGELGNLADYAHPQQAVRMAGLNVVSDNSGKYQGKTHLAKRGRPQVRQMLYQAALVAIAHDGPARARYRELQEHLAPKAALMALACKLLRIAWACLRHQVHYDAGRAFSRSTAAAAA